Proteins from a genomic interval of Luteibacter pinisoli:
- a CDS encoding aminopeptidase, which translates to MRLVPIALTAMLALLAGCRSLGYYAHVTHGQGALLMARQPIDKVIADPKTTDKVRQRLVTAREARAFASEHLDLPANRSYTYYVQLDRPWVAWNVFATPELSVDPVVQCFPFAGCVSYRGYFRKDLADREAARLRALGNDVSLGEVPAYSTLGWFADPVLSSMLGWDDDDLVGTIFHELGHQKIYVKNDSSFNESYASFVEQEGVREWHAARHLPPPDPKGDALAHSFTEQVLALREDLKAMYALPMDDDAKRVAKAEAFEVFRGNYLVWRAGEAGGDRRYDRWMAQPMSNARLLPFGLYDQWTGAFAALFAQSGRDWPRFFAAVQALATLPPDARTRQLESLKASATSLCASPCA; encoded by the coding sequence ATGCGCCTTGTCCCGATCGCCCTGACCGCCATGCTCGCGCTGCTCGCCGGCTGCCGTTCCCTCGGCTATTACGCCCATGTCACGCACGGGCAGGGCGCGCTGTTGATGGCGCGCCAGCCCATCGACAAGGTCATCGCCGATCCGAAGACAACGGACAAGGTACGCCAGCGCCTGGTGACGGCGCGCGAGGCGCGTGCCTTCGCCAGCGAGCACCTCGACCTGCCGGCCAATCGCAGCTACACCTACTACGTGCAGCTCGACCGCCCGTGGGTCGCTTGGAACGTCTTCGCCACGCCGGAACTCTCGGTGGATCCGGTGGTGCAGTGCTTCCCCTTCGCGGGCTGCGTGTCGTACCGCGGCTACTTCCGCAAAGACCTCGCGGATCGCGAAGCCGCACGCCTGCGCGCGCTCGGTAACGATGTATCGCTCGGCGAAGTGCCGGCCTATTCCACCCTCGGCTGGTTCGCCGATCCGGTGCTGAGCAGCATGCTCGGCTGGGACGATGACGACCTGGTGGGCACGATCTTCCACGAACTCGGCCACCAGAAGATCTACGTGAAGAACGATTCCTCGTTCAACGAATCGTATGCCAGCTTCGTCGAGCAGGAAGGCGTGCGTGAGTGGCACGCCGCAAGACACCTCCCGCCGCCGGATCCGAAAGGCGATGCGCTGGCTCATTCGTTTACCGAGCAGGTGCTCGCGCTACGCGAGGATCTGAAGGCGATGTACGCGCTGCCGATGGATGACGACGCCAAGCGTGTCGCCAAGGCCGAAGCCTTCGAAGTGTTCCGTGGCAACTACCTCGTCTGGCGCGCGGGCGAGGCCGGTGGAGATCGTCGCTACGATCGCTGGATGGCCCAGCCGATGAGCAACGCACGGCTCCTGCCGTTCGGGCTGTACGACCAGTGGACGGGCGCCTTCGCGGCGCTCTTCGCCCAATCCGGACGCGACTGGCCCAGGTTTTTCGCCGCGGTGCAGGCGCTGGCGACGCTGCCGCCCGACGCGCGCACGCGCCAGCTCGAATCGCTGAAGGCGTCCGCTACTTCGCTTTGCGCGTCGCCATGTGCCTGA
- a CDS encoding cytochrome c, whose protein sequence is MRRLLGFLLAAFAGLAQAASLTVATGHGATTLTTQQLLGRPDARRIEVPGDVSYHRAMRYTAVPLKALLTGVAPDAHLQFTALDGFSAEIPATLVLNGHGAEAWLAVEDAAWPSLGDGKLSAGPFYLVWLHPEAGKVGPEQWPYQVASIRVLADPAARFPLMRPAPGLASDSPVMRGFAVFQRNCITCHTLNGQGDAKLGPDLNLPHSPTEYLRDGMLRVLVRNPQDLRHWPQAKMPAFNAQVLSDHDLDDLEAYLRHMATRKAK, encoded by the coding sequence GTGCGCCGTTTGCTCGGATTCCTCCTCGCCGCCTTCGCCGGCCTGGCCCAGGCCGCCAGCCTCACGGTGGCTACCGGCCACGGTGCCACCACGCTGACCACCCAGCAGCTGCTGGGCCGGCCGGACGCCCGCCGCATCGAGGTGCCGGGCGACGTCTCCTACCACCGTGCCATGCGCTACACGGCGGTGCCGCTGAAGGCCCTGCTGACCGGGGTAGCTCCGGACGCGCACCTGCAGTTCACCGCGCTGGATGGCTTTTCAGCCGAAATCCCCGCGACCCTCGTGCTCAACGGACACGGCGCCGAGGCGTGGCTGGCCGTCGAAGATGCCGCATGGCCCTCGCTGGGCGACGGCAAACTGTCCGCCGGCCCCTTCTACCTCGTGTGGCTGCACCCGGAAGCCGGCAAGGTGGGCCCGGAGCAGTGGCCGTACCAGGTGGCCTCGATCCGCGTGCTGGCCGACCCGGCGGCGCGCTTTCCGCTGATGCGTCCGGCGCCGGGCCTGGCCAGCGACAGCCCGGTGATGCGCGGTTTCGCCGTTTTCCAGCGCAACTGCATCACCTGCCACACCCTCAACGGCCAGGGCGACGCGAAGCTGGGGCCGGATCTCAACCTCCCGCACAGCCCCACCGAATACCTGCGCGACGGCATGCTGCGCGTGCTGGTGCGCAACCCGCAGGATCTGCGCCACTGGCCGCAGGCGAAGATGCCGGCGTTCAACGCGCAGGTGCTATCGGACCACGACCTCGATGACCTCGAGGCTTACCTCAGGCACATGGCGACGCGCAAAGCGAAGTAG
- a CDS encoding thioredoxin — protein MSDTTVPEFFQRFPMPTITDGALDADLAADDNRIAILFLWGRDCPNCDIAKRQILLTPERFQWPEVRWLNDNVYNDPKMATRFGLHGIPAFFLFHRGKKLGKITPWPGTDRFVEAVEKQIALTKASA, from the coding sequence ATGTCCGATACCACCGTCCCCGAGTTCTTCCAGCGCTTTCCCATGCCGACCATCACCGATGGCGCCCTGGATGCCGACCTCGCGGCCGACGACAACCGCATCGCCATCCTGTTCCTGTGGGGCCGTGACTGCCCCAACTGCGATATCGCCAAGCGCCAGATCCTGTTGACGCCCGAGCGCTTCCAGTGGCCCGAGGTGCGCTGGTTGAACGACAACGTGTACAACGATCCGAAAATGGCCACGCGCTTCGGCCTGCATGGCATCCCGGCCTTTTTCCTGTTCCACCGGGGCAAGAAGCTCGGCAAGATCACCCCGTGGCCCGGCACCGACCGCTTCGTCGAGGCCGTGGAAAAGCAGATCGCCCTTACCAAGGCCAGCGCATGA
- the pncB gene encoding nicotinate phosphoribosyltransferase, whose amino-acid sequence MIISSLLDTDLYKFTMMQVVLHQYPAAEVEYRFRCRTPGINLVPLIPTIEQELAHLCSLRFTEDELAYLRGMRFIDSDFVDFLGLFQLNAKYVSITPSATDNGEIDLVIRGPWLHTILFEVPLLAIINELYFRHAFPDHDLAEGRARLHAKIALLRDTPGFDKVRVADYGTRRRFSGAWHEEALGIMRTGWGKQLAGTSNVLFAMRSGMTPIGSMAHEYLQAFQSLGPRLRDSQVAALEAWAREYRGDLGIALSDVYGLEAFLRDFDMYFCKLFDGARHDSGDPFAWGDRILAHYEKNRVDPRTKTLVFSDSLDIPKVMDLYRHFEGRCILSFGVGTNLTNDTGPEPINIVIKMTRCNGQPVAKLSDSPGKSMCDDLDYVAYLRRVFDLPAA is encoded by the coding sequence ATGATCATCAGCTCCCTGCTGGATACCGACCTCTACAAGTTCACGATGATGCAGGTGGTGCTGCATCAGTACCCAGCCGCCGAGGTGGAATACCGCTTCCGCTGCCGCACGCCGGGGATCAACCTGGTACCGCTCATCCCGACGATCGAGCAGGAGCTTGCGCACCTGTGCTCGCTGCGCTTCACGGAAGACGAACTGGCTTACCTGCGCGGCATGCGTTTCATCGACAGCGACTTCGTCGACTTCCTCGGCCTGTTCCAGCTCAACGCGAAATACGTGTCGATCACGCCGTCCGCCACGGATAACGGAGAGATCGACCTCGTCATCCGTGGGCCGTGGCTGCACACCATCCTGTTCGAAGTGCCGCTGCTGGCCATCATCAACGAGTTGTATTTCCGCCACGCCTTCCCGGACCACGACCTGGCCGAAGGCCGTGCGCGCCTGCACGCGAAGATCGCACTGCTGCGCGATACCCCGGGATTCGACAAGGTGCGCGTGGCCGACTACGGCACGCGCCGTCGCTTCTCCGGCGCGTGGCATGAAGAAGCGCTGGGCATCATGCGCACCGGGTGGGGCAAGCAGCTGGCGGGCACGAGCAACGTGCTGTTCGCCATGCGCTCAGGCATGACGCCGATCGGCAGCATGGCCCACGAATACCTGCAGGCGTTCCAGTCGCTGGGACCGCGGCTGCGCGATTCACAGGTCGCGGCCCTGGAAGCGTGGGCTCGCGAGTACCGCGGCGATCTCGGCATCGCGCTGTCGGACGTCTACGGCCTGGAGGCGTTCCTGCGCGACTTCGACATGTATTTCTGCAAGCTCTTCGACGGTGCGCGGCACGATTCGGGCGACCCGTTTGCGTGGGGCGACCGCATCCTCGCGCACTACGAAAAGAACCGCGTGGACCCGCGCACCAAGACCCTGGTCTTCAGCGACAGCCTGGACATCCCGAAGGTGATGGACCTCTACCGCCACTTCGAGGGGCGCTGCATCCTCTCGTTCGGCGTGGGTACCAACCTCACCAACGATACCGGGCCGGAGCCGATCAATATCGTGATCAAGATGACCCGCTGCAACGGCCAGCCCGTCGCCAAGCTCTCCGATTCACCGGGCAAGAGCATGTGCGACGACCTCGACTACGTGGCCTACCTGCGCCGCGTGTTCGATCTTCCCGCGGCTTAG
- a CDS encoding MetQ/NlpA family ABC transporter substrate-binding protein has protein sequence MKKRLISLATAFAVLLAGCSHGESGSQADAGKPLTVAATPVPHAEILKEIKPLLAKQGVDIEIKVFTDYVQPNLQVAQKQLDVNFFQTEPYLDAFNRERGTNLVKVVGVHIEPFGAYSRKYTSIDALPDGANVVIPNDPSNNSRALLLLARHNLITLKNPGDKLATLKDVDQNPKHLKFRELEAAMLPRVLDEVDLALINTNYALAAGLNPVKDALLIEDKDSPYVNFLVSRADNKDDPRVQKLAAALTSPEVKAFIEKTYNGAVLPAF, from the coding sequence ATGAAAAAGCGCCTGATCTCCCTCGCCACCGCCTTTGCCGTCCTCCTGGCAGGCTGTTCCCATGGCGAGTCGGGCAGCCAGGCGGACGCGGGCAAGCCGCTGACGGTGGCGGCCACGCCGGTGCCTCACGCGGAAATCCTTAAAGAAATCAAACCCCTGCTCGCGAAGCAGGGCGTGGACATCGAGATCAAGGTGTTCACCGACTACGTGCAGCCCAACCTGCAGGTGGCCCAGAAGCAGCTGGATGTGAATTTCTTCCAGACCGAACCCTATCTGGACGCGTTCAACCGCGAGCGCGGCACCAACCTGGTGAAGGTGGTCGGCGTGCACATCGAGCCGTTCGGCGCCTATTCGCGCAAGTACACGTCGATCGATGCGCTGCCGGATGGCGCCAACGTCGTCATCCCGAACGACCCGAGCAACAACAGCCGCGCCCTGCTCCTGCTCGCCAGGCACAACCTGATCACCCTGAAGAACCCGGGCGACAAGCTGGCGACGCTGAAAGACGTGGACCAGAACCCGAAGCACCTGAAGTTCCGCGAGCTCGAAGCGGCGATGCTGCCGCGCGTCCTCGACGAAGTGGACCTCGCGCTGATCAACACCAACTACGCGCTCGCCGCCGGCCTGAACCCGGTGAAGGACGCGCTGCTGATCGAAGACAAGGATTCGCCGTACGTGAACTTCCTGGTCTCGCGCGCCGACAACAAGGACGACCCGCGCGTGCAGAAGCTCGCCGCCGCCCTCACCTCGCCCGAGGTGAAGGCGTTCATCGAGAAAACCTATAACGGCGCGGTGCTTCCGGCGTTCTAA
- a CDS encoding methionine ABC transporter permease encodes MSPMQTLFPNIDWAEIAQACVDTLLMLGGSLLFTLVLGLPLGIWLFLTARGQLHAKPKLYGVLSLLVNVLRSVPFIILMILLIPFTKAITGVSIGIRGAIVPLVIGAAPFFARLVETALREVDRGVIEASQAMGATTKQIVTRVLLPEARPGLVAATTVTAVALVGYTAMGGIVGAGGLGALAYQYGYNGYKPDYMLVTVALLVVLVQLLQMLGDWLVGRYSRK; translated from the coding sequence GTGAGCCCGATGCAGACCCTGTTCCCGAACATCGACTGGGCCGAAATCGCACAGGCCTGTGTCGACACGCTGCTGATGCTCGGCGGCTCGTTGCTGTTCACGCTGGTGCTCGGCTTGCCGCTGGGTATCTGGCTGTTCCTCACCGCACGCGGCCAGCTGCATGCGAAGCCGAAGCTCTACGGCGTGCTCTCGCTGCTGGTGAACGTGCTGCGCTCGGTGCCCTTCATCATCCTGATGATCCTGCTGATCCCGTTCACCAAGGCGATCACCGGTGTCAGCATCGGCATCCGTGGCGCCATCGTGCCGCTGGTGATCGGAGCGGCACCGTTCTTCGCCCGCCTGGTGGAGACGGCCTTGCGCGAAGTGGACCGCGGCGTCATCGAAGCCAGCCAGGCGATGGGTGCCACGACGAAGCAGATCGTCACCCGCGTGCTGCTGCCGGAAGCCCGGCCGGGCCTGGTCGCGGCCACCACGGTGACCGCCGTCGCCCTGGTCGGCTACACGGCCATGGGCGGCATCGTGGGCGCGGGCGGCCTGGGCGCGCTGGCGTATCAGTACGGCTACAACGGCTACAAGCCCGATTACATGCTGGTCACCGTCGCCCTGCTGGTGGTGCTGGTCCAGCTGCTGCAGATGCTGGGCGACTGGCTCGTCGGGCGGTATAGCCGTAAATAA
- a CDS encoding methionine ABC transporter ATP-binding protein codes for MIRFEAASKSYQVDGALVPALQPVDLAIEKGEVFGIIGHSGAGKSTLLRMINLLERPSAGKVLIDGRDVTQASGPELRRLRAGIGMIFQHFNLLSSRTVAENVAFPLRLQGDMAEADIVARVAELLALVGLEAHATKYPAQLSGGQKQRVGIARALASKPSILLCDEATSALDPQTTASVLELLADINRRLGLTIVLITHEMDVIRRVCDRVAVLDAGNVVEMGTVADVFLHPQHPTTRRFVAEADHREGRGDAYPGIPGKLFRLSFRGEATYSPLLSQVVRDTGVEYNLLSGRVDRIKDVPYGQLTLAMHGERLDEALAQIRAAGVDIEEVAA; via the coding sequence GTGATCCGTTTCGAAGCCGCCTCCAAGTCCTACCAGGTCGACGGAGCGCTTGTCCCCGCCCTGCAGCCCGTGGACCTTGCCATCGAGAAAGGCGAGGTTTTCGGCATTATTGGCCACTCCGGCGCGGGTAAATCCACCCTGCTGCGGATGATCAACCTGCTGGAACGCCCCTCGGCGGGCAAGGTGCTGATCGACGGCCGCGACGTGACGCAGGCCAGCGGCCCGGAACTGCGCCGCCTGCGCGCGGGCATCGGCATGATCTTCCAGCACTTCAACCTGCTCTCCTCGCGCACGGTGGCCGAAAACGTGGCCTTCCCGCTGCGCCTCCAGGGCGACATGGCCGAAGCCGACATCGTCGCGCGCGTGGCCGAGCTGCTGGCGCTGGTGGGCCTGGAAGCCCATGCGACGAAATACCCGGCGCAGCTCTCTGGCGGCCAGAAGCAGCGCGTGGGCATCGCCCGCGCCCTCGCCAGCAAGCCGTCCATCCTGCTGTGCGATGAAGCCACCAGCGCGCTCGACCCGCAGACCACCGCCTCGGTGCTGGAACTGCTGGCCGACATCAACCGCCGCCTGGGCCTCACCATCGTGCTGATCACCCACGAGATGGACGTGATCCGCCGCGTGTGCGATCGCGTGGCCGTGCTCGACGCGGGCAACGTGGTCGAGATGGGCACGGTGGCGGATGTGTTCCTGCATCCGCAGCACCCGACCACGCGGCGCTTCGTGGCCGAAGCGGACCATCGCGAGGGCCGCGGCGACGCTTACCCTGGCATTCCCGGCAAGCTGTTCCGCCTGTCGTTCCGCGGGGAGGCCACGTATTCGCCGCTGCTCTCGCAGGTCGTGCGCGATACGGGCGTGGAATACAACCTGCTGTCGGGACGCGTGGATCGCATCAAGGACGTCCCTTACGGCCAGCTCACGCTGGCCATGCACGGCGAGCGCCTGGATGAGGCGCTTGCACAGATCCGGGCCGCCGGCGTCGATATCGAAGAGGTGGCCGCGTGA
- a CDS encoding glutathione peroxidase, whose amino-acid sequence MTGIYDFSARDIDGNERSLAEWKGKVVLVVNVASKCGFTPQYKGLEELQKQYGAQGFDVLGFPCDQFGHQEPGDEAEIRDFCSLTYDVSFPMFSKIDVNGDKAHPLYKWLKSTKKGFLGTEGIKWNFTKFLVNRDGEVVERYAPTDTPEKIGKDLPALL is encoded by the coding sequence ATGACCGGCATCTACGATTTTTCCGCCCGTGATATCGATGGCAACGAGCGCTCGCTGGCTGAATGGAAAGGCAAGGTGGTGCTGGTGGTGAACGTCGCTTCCAAGTGCGGCTTCACGCCGCAGTACAAGGGGCTCGAGGAACTGCAGAAGCAATACGGCGCCCAGGGCTTCGACGTGCTCGGGTTCCCCTGCGACCAGTTCGGCCACCAGGAGCCGGGCGACGAGGCGGAGATCCGCGACTTCTGCTCGCTCACCTACGACGTCTCCTTCCCGATGTTCTCCAAGATCGACGTCAACGGCGACAAGGCCCACCCGCTGTACAAGTGGCTGAAGTCGACGAAGAAGGGGTTCCTCGGCACCGAGGGCATCAAGTGGAACTTCACCAAGTTCCTGGTGAACCGCGACGGCGAAGTGGTAGAGCGTTACGCGCCCACGGACACGCCGGAGAAGATCGGCAAGGATCTGCCCGCGCTGCTGTAA
- the dacB gene encoding D-alanyl-D-alanine carboxypeptidase/D-alanyl-D-alanine endopeptidase — MAALTTRQRASVWVALLWLAAPLHAQSLRQQIDARLAEPRFAAASWGISVVSLDDGHPVYGHDDGKLMLPASTAKLYTAAFALDRLGADYRTHTDVLAAGDLRRGRLRGALVLRGRGDPTLAGDAWADQLAEQVAAAGITRVDDGIVGDDTAFAGPPVGSGWEAADLQEPYGATASGLTIDENTMLADVRDGTVVLNPTDAATTLAEQPSDAPEIYRAPGTSTLHVLGATPRKVRLSLPDPALTAARRLQVALEEHGVSVRKEARSVHWPLPAPEGTRVATLPSPALGEILSSGLKRSQNMYLQSVFLLAGLEASDQTAPHTEDRAAAALAAWLATRGIGPSATTLEEGTGLSRHDLTTAGSLTHLLATVDTPAFRALLPTAGVDGTLARRLKGTAAEGNVQAKTGSMSYVNALAGYVTTKAGQRLAFAVILNNYKPTQGAASVSSEVDAIAVMLAESTEHL; from the coding sequence GTGGCTGCGTTGACCACACGGCAGCGCGCTTCCGTGTGGGTCGCGCTGCTGTGGCTGGCGGCGCCGCTGCATGCGCAATCCCTTCGGCAACAGATCGACGCGAGACTGGCGGAGCCGCGCTTCGCCGCCGCGTCATGGGGCATCAGCGTGGTGTCCCTGGACGATGGGCACCCGGTGTACGGGCATGACGACGGCAAGCTGATGCTTCCGGCCTCCACGGCCAAGCTGTACACCGCCGCCTTCGCGCTGGACCGGCTCGGCGCCGATTACCGCACGCATACCGATGTACTGGCCGCGGGCGACCTCCGCCGCGGCCGCCTGCGCGGCGCGCTGGTGCTGCGCGGCCGGGGCGATCCCACCCTGGCCGGCGATGCCTGGGCGGACCAGCTGGCGGAACAGGTGGCGGCGGCGGGCATTACCCGCGTCGACGACGGCATCGTCGGCGACGACACCGCGTTTGCTGGCCCGCCCGTCGGCAGCGGCTGGGAAGCCGCCGACCTGCAGGAACCCTACGGCGCGACGGCCAGCGGCCTGACCATCGACGAAAACACGATGCTCGCCGACGTCCGCGACGGCACCGTAGTGCTCAACCCCACCGATGCCGCGACCACGCTGGCAGAACAGCCGTCCGATGCGCCGGAGATCTACCGCGCGCCGGGTACCTCGACCCTGCACGTGCTGGGCGCCACGCCACGCAAGGTGCGCCTCTCCCTGCCCGACCCCGCGTTGACGGCCGCGCGGCGCTTGCAGGTGGCACTCGAAGAACACGGCGTCAGCGTCAGGAAGGAAGCGCGCAGCGTGCACTGGCCGCTGCCTGCGCCCGAAGGCACGCGCGTCGCCACCCTGCCCTCGCCGGCGCTTGGCGAGATCCTCTCGTCCGGCCTGAAGCGCTCGCAGAACATGTACCTGCAAAGCGTCTTCCTGCTGGCGGGGCTCGAAGCAAGCGACCAGACGGCACCGCACACCGAAGACCGCGCCGCCGCCGCGCTTGCGGCATGGCTGGCGACGCGTGGCATCGGCCCGTCCGCGACGACGCTGGAAGAAGGCACCGGCCTGTCGCGGCACGACCTGACGACGGCGGGCTCGCTTACCCATCTGCTGGCAACGGTGGATACGCCGGCCTTCCGCGCGCTGCTGCCCACGGCCGGCGTGGATGGCACCCTCGCGCGACGCCTGAAAGGCACGGCCGCCGAAGGCAACGTGCAGGCGAAAACCGGCAGCATGAGCTACGTCAACGCACTCGCCGGTTACGTCACCACGAAGGCCGGCCAACGCCTGGCCTTCGCCGTGATCCTCAACAACTACAAGCCAACGCAGGGTGCCGCTTCGGTATCATCTGAAGTAGATGCGATCGCAGTGATGTTGGCCGAATCGACGGAGCACCTGTAG
- a CDS encoding enoyl-CoA hydratase-related protein, with the protein MPAVELTRRGAVAHLLMNRPEVHNAFDDALIADLTAAIDEVDADPAVRAVVLTGAGASFSAGADLNWMRGMATASEAQNRDDSLRLARLMRRLQFLSKPTVARVNGAAFGGGVGLVACCDIAIAADGAKFALSEVKLGLVPAVISPYVIAAIGLRAARRLFITGEIFSTAAAASMGLVHETAPLEELDAAVDRVLGLLTKGGPVAQREAKHLALAMGGMSEGDMERVDAENAELIARLRVSAEGQDGLGAFLEKGQPSWLR; encoded by the coding sequence ATGCCGGCTGTTGAACTGACCCGCCGCGGTGCCGTCGCCCACCTGCTGATGAACCGCCCCGAGGTGCACAACGCCTTCGATGACGCACTGATCGCCGATCTCACCGCCGCCATCGACGAGGTCGATGCGGACCCCGCCGTGCGCGCCGTGGTGCTCACCGGCGCGGGCGCAAGTTTTTCCGCCGGTGCCGACCTGAACTGGATGCGCGGCATGGCCACGGCCTCCGAGGCCCAGAACCGCGACGATTCCCTGCGCCTGGCCCGGCTCATGCGGCGGCTGCAGTTCCTCTCCAAGCCCACCGTGGCGCGGGTGAACGGCGCGGCCTTCGGTGGCGGCGTGGGCCTGGTGGCCTGCTGCGACATCGCGATCGCGGCCGATGGGGCGAAATTCGCCCTTTCCGAAGTGAAGCTTGGCTTGGTGCCCGCGGTGATCTCGCCCTACGTCATCGCCGCCATCGGCCTGCGGGCCGCCCGCCGCCTGTTCATCACCGGTGAGATTTTCAGCACCGCCGCGGCGGCCAGCATGGGCCTGGTCCATGAAACCGCGCCGCTGGAGGAGCTCGACGCGGCCGTGGACCGCGTGCTCGGCCTGCTCACCAAGGGCGGCCCGGTGGCACAGCGCGAGGCAAAACACCTCGCCCTGGCCATGGGCGGCATGAGCGAAGGCGACATGGAACGGGTGGATGCCGAAAACGCCGAGCTGATCGCACGGCTTCGCGTCTCCGCCGAGGGGCAGGACGGCCTCGGCGCCTTCCTGGAGAAGGGCCAGCCTTCGTGGCTGCGTTGA
- a CDS encoding FeoA family protein has translation MRLSDAPKGAQAVVQTVTDAHPADLIAQRLRDLGFVAGEPVKLVARGPVGGDPVLIQIGSTRFALRRTEAERVEVTVEGVA, from the coding sequence GTGCGCCTGTCAGACGCACCGAAAGGTGCCCAAGCTGTGGTCCAGACCGTAACCGATGCCCATCCCGCCGACCTCATTGCGCAGCGCCTGCGCGACCTGGGCTTTGTCGCGGGCGAGCCGGTGAAGCTGGTCGCAAGGGGCCCGGTCGGCGGCGATCCGGTGCTGATCCAGATCGGTTCGACGCGCTTTGCGCTGCGCCGCACCGAGGCGGAGCGGGTGGAAGTGACCGTGGAGGGCGTGGCATGA